A genome region from Blautia coccoides includes the following:
- a CDS encoding rhamnulokinase: protein MLGKQMLAADYGASGGRVMLGSFDGEKISLQEVHRFANEPVILNGKNNSTMYWDFLRLFHELKTGITKAGIMQGRSGADISSIGVDTWGVDYGLLGKDGMLLSNPVHYRDSRTEGMLKMAFSRMDRERLYEITGSQFMEINTAFQLMAEQEYRKELLEQAENMLLMPDLFSYFLSGEMGSEYTIASTTQMLDAAKKDWSKEVLEGLGLPSRILKPVLMPGTRLGSLRNEIQKELGVGSMDIIAVAGHDTQSAMAAVPAETDDFLFLSCGTWSLLGTELNVPQIDKRSFACNMTNEGGCGGKTSFLKNIIGLWLIQESRRQWMREGCEYSFGHLESMAGDAEPFFSFVDPDAPEFVPSGNIPRRIREFCRRTGQKAPERVGQVVRCIDESLALKYRMVLDEVCACTGRNYQAVHLVGGGAQSALLCQMTANACGIPVIAGPVEATVYGNLAMQLVAAGEVKDLKEVRRIIRNSENMKVYEPQDTEQWQEAYGHYKTIVR, encoded by the coding sequence ATGCTGGGAAAACAGATGCTGGCAGCAGATTACGGGGCCTCCGGCGGCAGGGTGATGCTGGGCAGCTTTGACGGGGAGAAAATTTCTCTGCAGGAGGTTCACCGCTTTGCAAACGAGCCTGTGATCTTAAACGGAAAAAACAACAGTACCATGTACTGGGATTTTCTGCGGCTTTTTCATGAGCTGAAGACAGGGATCACAAAGGCTGGGATCATGCAGGGCAGGTCAGGCGCGGATATAAGCAGTATCGGTGTGGATACCTGGGGCGTGGACTATGGTTTGCTGGGGAAAGACGGCATGCTTTTATCCAATCCGGTCCACTACAGGGATTCCCGGACAGAGGGAATGCTGAAAATGGCGTTTTCGCGTATGGACAGGGAGAGGCTCTACGAGATAACAGGGAGTCAGTTTATGGAGATCAATACAGCATTTCAGCTCATGGCAGAGCAGGAGTACAGAAAAGAGCTGTTGGAACAGGCAGAGAATATGCTTTTAATGCCGGATCTGTTTTCGTATTTCCTGTCAGGGGAAATGGGGAGCGAGTATACCATCGCTTCAACCACACAGATGCTGGATGCCGCTAAAAAAGACTGGTCCAAAGAGGTACTGGAAGGTTTGGGCCTTCCCTCCCGGATATTAAAACCGGTGCTCATGCCGGGAACCCGGCTGGGCAGTCTGAGAAATGAGATCCAAAAGGAGCTGGGTGTGGGATCTATGGATATCATAGCAGTGGCAGGCCATGATACCCAGAGTGCGATGGCTGCCGTCCCGGCAGAGACAGATGACTTCTTGTTTTTAAGCTGCGGTACCTGGTCTTTGCTGGGTACAGAACTTAATGTGCCTCAGATCGACAAAAGATCATTTGCCTGCAATATGACAAATGAAGGTGGCTGCGGCGGCAAGACATCATTTTTGAAAAATATCATCGGTCTGTGGCTGATCCAGGAGAGCCGGAGACAGTGGATGCGTGAGGGATGCGAATATAGTTTTGGGCATCTGGAATCCATGGCAGGAGACGCAGAGCCGTTTTTCTCTTTTGTGGACCCTGATGCGCCGGAGTTTGTGCCCTCAGGGAATATTCCCCGCCGGATCCGGGAGTTCTGCAGGCGTACAGGGCAGAAGGCTCCGGAGCGTGTAGGCCAGGTGGTGCGCTGTATTGACGAAAGCCTTGCGCTGAAATACAGGATGGTCCTGGACGAAGTCTGTGCATGCACAGGCAGGAACTATCAGGCGGTTCACCTGGTAGGCGGCGGTGCCCAGAGCGCCCTTTTGTGCCAGATGACTGCCAATGCCTGCGGCATTCCTGTGATCGCCGGGCCTGTGGAGGCCACGGTCTATGGAAATCTGGCCATGCAGCTTGTGGCTGCAGGAGAAGTAAAGGATCTGAAAGAGGTACGGAGGATCATCCGAAATTCTGAGAATATGAAGGTGTATGAGCCACAGGACACGGAGCAGTGGCAGGAGGCCTACGGTCATTATAAAACAATTGTCCGGTAG
- a CDS encoding class II aldolase/adducin family protein yields MELSYMELREQICDVCHKMWQKGWVAANDGNVSVKLEDGTFLATPTGMSKSFITPEKLVHIDKEGSILEAEDGCRPSSEIKMHLRCYQERKDVGAVLHAHPPVATGFAVANKALDEYSMIETVIALGSVPVTPYGTPSTYEVPEAIAPYLGEHDAVLLQNHGALTVGADVITAYYRMETLELFAQISLNAHLLGGAKEISRENIDRLISMRKGYGVTGRHPGYKKYTSEEK; encoded by the coding sequence ATGGAATTAAGTTATATGGAGCTTAGGGAACAGATTTGCGATGTATGCCATAAAATGTGGCAAAAAGGCTGGGTGGCGGCAAACGACGGGAATGTTTCCGTAAAATTAGAGGACGGGACATTTCTGGCAACCCCTACGGGGATGAGCAAAAGCTTTATCACCCCGGAAAAGCTGGTGCACATTGACAAAGAAGGAAGTATTCTGGAAGCCGAGGATGGCTGCCGTCCTTCTTCAGAGATCAAGATGCATCTTCGCTGTTATCAGGAGAGGAAAGACGTGGGAGCTGTCCTGCATGCACATCCGCCTGTAGCCACAGGATTTGCGGTGGCGAATAAGGCTCTTGATGAATATTCCATGATTGAAACTGTGATTGCTCTGGGATCTGTGCCTGTAACTCCGTATGGAACTCCCTCCACTTATGAAGTGCCGGAAGCGATCGCTCCTTATCTGGGGGAACACGACGCTGTGCTTCTGCAGAATCATGGAGCACTGACAGTGGGGGCGGATGTGATCACCGCTTATTATCGGATGGAAACCCTGGAACTGTTTGCGCAGATCAGTCTGAATGCGCATCTGCTTGGCGGGGCAAAGGAAATCTCTCGGGAAAATATCGACAGACTGATCTCCATGAGAAAGGGATATGGCGTGACAGGAAGACATCCCGGATATAAGAAATATACTTCCGAAGAAAAATAA
- a CDS encoding RbsD/FucU family protein, with protein MLKGIPKIVPPELLKVLAEMGHSDRIVIADGNFPAESMGKDCIVIRMDGHGVPEVLDAVLSLIPLDGYVEHPMSLMEVMPGDDAETPIWDTYREIVRKYEERGDRVIQNVERFAFYEEARKAYAIVATGESAVYANVMLQKGVI; from the coding sequence ATGCTGAAAGGAATTCCGAAGATTGTGCCGCCAGAGCTTTTAAAGGTACTGGCAGAGATGGGACATAGTGACAGGATCGTGATCGCGGATGGGAATTTTCCTGCGGAGAGTATGGGAAAGGACTGCATTGTTATCCGGATGGACGGCCATGGTGTGCCGGAGGTACTGGACGCGGTGCTGAGCCTGATTCCCCTGGATGGGTATGTGGAGCACCCCATGAGTCTTATGGAGGTTATGCCCGGGGATGATGCGGAGACGCCAATCTGGGATACTTACAGGGAGATTGTGAGAAAGTATGAAGAGCGTGGAGACCGTGTGATCCAAAATGTGGAGAGATTTGCCTTTTACGAGGAGGCAAGGAAAGCTTATGCTATCGTGGCTACAGGGGAAAGCGCTGTCTATGCCAATGTGATGCTGCAAAAAGGAGTGATATAG
- a CDS encoding SAM-dependent methyltransferase — MTTYQVHPIGTIHNDQEEAFITLDPEYLPALQALDGFSHIEVLWWFSDFDTKEARSVLETEQPYKKAPAVLGIFATRSPIRPNPIALSTAQVTYIDHENGVIGLAYIDANDNTPLLDIKPYTPSMDRIESPTVPDWCSHWPKSLEESSDFPWENEFNF, encoded by the coding sequence ATGACAACATACCAGGTACATCCCATCGGGACCATCCACAATGATCAGGAAGAGGCGTTTATAACCCTTGATCCGGAATACCTCCCGGCACTGCAGGCTTTAGACGGTTTCAGCCACATTGAAGTTCTCTGGTGGTTCAGTGATTTTGACACCAAAGAAGCCCGCTCCGTGCTGGAAACAGAGCAGCCCTACAAAAAGGCACCTGCCGTCCTGGGCATCTTTGCCACCAGGTCACCCATACGCCCCAATCCCATAGCCCTCTCAACAGCCCAGGTCACATATATTGATCATGAGAACGGTGTGATCGGCCTGGCCTACATAGACGCCAATGACAACACTCCACTCCTGGACATCAAGCCCTACACGCCCAGCATGGACCGCATAGAATCACCAACAGTTCCCGACTGGTGCAGCCACTGGCCCAAAAGCCTGGAGGAATCCTCTGATTTTCCCTGGGAAAATGAATTCAACTTCTAA
- a CDS encoding MerR family transcriptional regulator, with protein MFKIGEFSKLTQVSIRMLRYYDEAGLLKPSSTDPWTGYRMYSAQQIPTLNKIIYLRDSGFQVAEIAAALAADSETSLMEQLDRKYAEIQKNIQAEQDKLQKIELAKKDILHEKNEMQYHVFIKSIPAVQVLSLRRVLPDYYAEGILWKEMCLFAEENKIQVSPNTFSIYHDREYKETEVDVEICAPVKKAGKSTKDFTFRLTDPVPSMACTMVYGPFSNIAGAYLSFARWLQKNHRYQMTGQSRQIVHRGPWNEENPQNYLTEIQIPLEIKSTS; from the coding sequence ATGTTCAAAATAGGTGAATTTTCAAAATTGACACAGGTATCCATCCGCATGCTGCGGTATTACGACGAGGCCGGTCTACTGAAGCCTTCCAGCACTGACCCCTGGACCGGCTACCGTATGTACTCCGCCCAGCAGATCCCCACCCTGAATAAGATCATTTATCTGCGGGACAGCGGTTTCCAGGTTGCGGAGATTGCCGCTGCCCTTGCAGCAGATAGTGAAACTTCCCTGATGGAGCAGTTGGACCGAAAATATGCGGAAATCCAAAAAAACATTCAGGCAGAACAGGATAAGCTTCAAAAAATAGAACTTGCAAAAAAAGATATCCTACATGAAAAAAATGAAATGCAGTACCATGTCTTCATAAAATCCATCCCTGCCGTTCAGGTACTTTCCCTCAGACGCGTCCTTCCGGATTACTATGCGGAGGGCATTTTGTGGAAGGAGATGTGCCTTTTCGCAGAGGAAAACAAGATCCAGGTCTCACCCAATACCTTTTCCATTTACCACGACAGGGAATACAAAGAGACAGAAGTCGATGTGGAAATATGCGCACCTGTTAAAAAAGCGGGAAAGAGCACCAAAGATTTTACCTTTCGCCTTACGGATCCGGTGCCTTCTATGGCCTGCACAATGGTTTACGGTCCCTTTTCCAACATAGCCGGGGCCTATCTCTCCTTTGCCCGATGGCTGCAGAAAAACCACCGCTACCAAATGACAGGACAGAGCAGACAGATTGTCCACCGGGGTCCATGGAATGAAGAAAATCCTCAAAATTATCTGACAGAAATACAAATCCCATTGGAGATAAAATCCACCTCTTGA
- a CDS encoding MBL fold metallo-hydrolase produces MKLTVLVDNNTYIDQYYAGEPAVSYYIEIDDLKILFDTGYSHFFIKNAVSMGIDLNAVTHIVLSHGHNDHSRGLKYLREQYALPNARLVAHPLCFRPKSYENEYIGAPFSLEEINRLFCYQPAEAPVFLSENCIFLGQIPELYSFEKRKAIGTTIIDGAEREDLCLDDSALVCRTDQGLFIVTGCSHSGICSITDHARKVCQDQRITGIIGGFHLFDTDSKLEETIRFLSDLSPDMLYPCHCVSLKAKAQMLKYMDIEEVGVGLTIQL; encoded by the coding sequence ATGAAATTAACTGTTCTGGTGGACAATAACACGTATATCGACCAATATTATGCAGGGGAACCGGCAGTGAGCTATTACATAGAGATTGATGATCTAAAAATCCTCTTTGATACCGGCTACTCCCATTTCTTCATAAAAAATGCTGTTTCCATGGGTATAGACTTAAATGCTGTCACGCATATTGTGCTCTCCCACGGTCATAATGACCACAGCAGAGGCTTAAAATACCTGCGTGAACAATATGCCCTTCCAAATGCCCGGCTGGTGGCCCATCCTCTGTGTTTCCGGCCAAAATCCTATGAGAACGAGTACATAGGTGCCCCCTTTTCCCTGGAAGAGATCAACAGGCTGTTCTGTTATCAGCCCGCTGAGGCGCCTGTTTTTCTCTCGGAAAACTGTATTTTCCTGGGTCAGATTCCGGAGCTTTACAGCTTTGAAAAGCGAAAGGCCATTGGCACGACCATAATAGACGGCGCAGAAAGGGAGGACCTCTGCCTGGACGATTCCGCACTGGTGTGCAGGACGGATCAAGGGCTTTTTATTGTCACCGGCTGTTCCCACAGCGGTATCTGCAGCATCACGGATCACGCTCGCAAAGTCTGTCAGGATCAACGTATTACAGGTATCATAGGCGGATTCCATCTGTTTGATACAGACTCAAAGCTTGAGGAAACCATTCGTTTTCTGAGCGATCTGTCTCCGGATATGCTGTATCCCTGCCACTGTGTTTCCCTGAAAGCCAAGGCCCAGATGCTGAAGTATATGGACATTGAAGAGGTGGGTGTCGGACTGACCATACAATTATAG
- a CDS encoding ABC transporter permease yields MVVGFRDAAKFTGIFIISCCAVFVCTLFLNFNMDMAGIRDEITPGAVTVFYEAQVSSGKMISCVSGGCLLLTSVIMLFFYIKHYIDCHRKELGILKALGYSDFKIARGFWVFGLCVLLGTGIGFASSFLLMPTFYRVMNEDKILPDIAVHFHWALLFFLVLIPVGFFSILAVLYGCRKLGSPVLTLLRGKQGGIFKLRRQKGNSRKSLSFLQDLRQSTARSRISLLFFIGFASFCYSSMMQMTFGMKELASAMFAVIIFVIGIVLSFTTLLLSVTTVVDANTKTIAMMRVFGYSQKDCRKAILDGYRPVAYGGFAVGTMYQYVLIKSMVKIIYKDIPNVPDYTFNWQAFFIVLFSFILVYEFIMLCYSVRIKNISLKEIMLE; encoded by the coding sequence ATGGTCGTAGGATTCAGAGACGCAGCGAAATTTACCGGGATTTTTATTATATCCTGCTGTGCAGTCTTCGTCTGCACCTTGTTCCTGAATTTTAATATGGATATGGCTGGGATACGGGATGAGATCACGCCGGGGGCAGTTACTGTATTTTATGAAGCCCAGGTCTCATCCGGCAAGATGATCAGTTGTGTGAGCGGAGGCTGTCTTTTGCTTACTTCTGTTATCATGTTATTTTTTTATATTAAGCATTATATTGACTGTCACCGAAAAGAACTGGGCATCCTGAAGGCTCTGGGATATTCCGATTTTAAGATTGCCCGAGGCTTCTGGGTATTTGGACTTTGTGTGCTGTTGGGTACCGGTATTGGATTTGCCTCCTCTTTTTTACTGATGCCTACCTTTTACAGGGTGATGAATGAAGATAAGATCCTGCCAGACATTGCCGTCCATTTTCATTGGGCGCTGCTCTTTTTTCTTGTTCTGATCCCTGTGGGATTTTTTTCCATTCTCGCGGTCCTCTATGGATGCCGTAAACTCGGAAGCCCTGTGCTGACTCTGCTTCGCGGTAAACAGGGCGGAATTTTCAAGCTAAGGCGACAAAAAGGTAACAGCCGGAAGTCACTTTCCTTTTTGCAGGATCTGAGGCAGAGCACTGCCAGAAGCCGTATCTCTCTTTTATTTTTTATTGGATTTGCTTCTTTCTGTTACTCTTCCATGATGCAGATGACTTTTGGTATGAAGGAACTGGCCAGTGCCATGTTTGCTGTGATCATTTTTGTCATTGGTATCGTGCTTTCCTTTACGACGCTTCTTCTGTCTGTCACAACAGTGGTGGATGCCAACACAAAGACGATCGCTATGATGCGGGTGTTCGGATATTCCCAGAAGGACTGCCGGAAGGCGATCCTTGATGGATACAGGCCTGTGGCTTATGGAGGATTTGCTGTTGGAACCATGTATCAGTATGTACTGATAAAAAGTATGGTTAAGATCATCTATAAGGATATTCCCAATGTTCCGGATTACACCTTTAACTGGCAGGCGTTTTTTATTGTTTTATTTTCTTTTATTTTGGTTTATGAATTTATCATGCTGTGTTATTCTGTTAGAATAAAGAACATTTCTTTAAAGGAAATTATGCTGGAGTGA
- a CDS encoding ABC transporter ATP-binding protein codes for MIRACDIFKSYGSSDNSLPVLRGISLDIEEGEFAVILGASGSGKSTLLNVLSGLETPDKGDVFYGEKKITGLGESELTQFRKEYVGFIFQQYYLLPHMNVDKNVKMGADLSGNKDYRDMIKAVGLGDKLEKLPGELSGGEQQRVSVARALAKKPKVLFLDEPTGALDEETGRLVLDYICKLQDMYGFTVVMVTHNQNIAQMAHKVILMNSGKVTDLYRNAAPKTAYEIGW; via the coding sequence ATGATCAGAGCTTGTGATATTTTTAAGTCTTACGGAAGCAGTGACAACTCTCTGCCCGTGCTCAGGGGGATTTCTCTGGACATAGAGGAGGGAGAGTTTGCTGTCATCCTGGGAGCTTCCGGCTCAGGAAAATCCACATTGCTGAATGTTCTGTCCGGACTGGAGACGCCGGATAAAGGAGACGTGTTCTATGGCGAAAAAAAAATTACAGGACTTGGTGAAAGCGAGCTGACACAGTTCCGGAAAGAATATGTGGGATTTATTTTCCAGCAGTATTATCTTCTGCCTCACATGAACGTGGATAAGAATGTGAAGATGGGAGCTGATCTGTCGGGAAATAAGGATTACCGGGATATGATCAAAGCGGTAGGGCTTGGCGATAAACTGGAAAAACTGCCGGGAGAACTCAGCGGCGGGGAACAGCAGCGTGTCTCTGTTGCAAGGGCATTGGCGAAAAAACCTAAAGTGCTGTTTCTGGATGAACCTACCGGGGCTTTGGATGAGGAAACTGGAAGGCTGGTACTGGATTATATCTGTAAGCTGCAGGACATGTACGGTTTTACAGTCGTCATGGTTACACATAATCAGAATATTGCCCAGATGGCTCATAAGGTGATCCTGATGAACAGCGGCAAAGTCACAGATTTATATAGGAATGCCGCCCCGAAAACTGCTTATGAGATAGGATGGTGA
- a CDS encoding TetR-like C-terminal domain-containing protein: MPPKAKFTREEIVNAGLSIVRKRGMGAVTARELGMELGSSARPVFTVFQSMEEVQEEIVRAAKDVYNRCVKQGLSQEMAFKSVGMEYIGFARREPQLFRLLFMRERAETPGVKDVLFAIDDNHEEILHSIQAQYGLNEEDAWALYRHLWIYTHGIAALCATNVCSFEEEEIEKMVTEIFIGVLKNIKAGERYDQSL; encoded by the coding sequence ATGCCGCCTAAGGCTAAGTTTACTAGGGAAGAGATTGTGAATGCGGGATTGAGTATCGTGAGGAAAAGGGGGATGGGTGCGGTTACGGCCAGGGAGCTGGGGATGGAGCTGGGGAGTTCTGCCAGACCTGTGTTTACTGTGTTTCAGAGTATGGAAGAGGTACAGGAAGAGATTGTACGGGCTGCTAAGGATGTTTATAACCGGTGTGTGAAGCAGGGACTTTCACAGGAGATGGCTTTTAAGAGTGTGGGGATGGAATATATCGGATTCGCCAGAAGGGAGCCTCAGCTTTTCCGGCTTTTGTTTATGAGAGAGAGGGCGGAGACACCCGGGGTGAAGGATGTGCTTTTTGCAATTGATGATAATCATGAAGAGATCCTGCATTCGATTCAGGCACAGTATGGACTGAACGAGGAGGACGCATGGGCTTTGTATCGGCATTTGTGGATTTATACACATGGGATCGCTGCACTCTGCGCAACAAATGTCTGCAGCTTTGAGGAGGAGGAGATTGAAAAAATGGTGACAGAAATTTTTATAGGCGTATTGAAAAATATAAAGGCAGGTGAACGGTATGATCAGAGCTTGTGA
- a CDS encoding DEAD/DEAH box helicase: MQIEDLIVYQKTIPSTPPQYAPYPSGLSEEICSHLSSTGIKSLYTHQAEMFTQAMQGKNIVITTSTASGKTLGFLLPVIQEILTNPQSRAIFLYPTKALASDQYRAIQPWTEAFGQHRLSAGVYDGDTPPAERSRIRKNANIILTNPEMLNSAFLPNHSKAGFDFIFSNLKYIVIDELHTYRGAFGSHLANVFRRLSRICRYYHATPQFLCSSATIANPVELAQAVCQREFLCIDRDGSPAPEKKYVFLQPPKIYGKDNQYYGQVQSNSVAASMAAELTEKGQSFLTFAKSRRNVEVILKEARDLLEGEGIPGAGLTARISGYRGGYTPRERKEIERKMTAGELCGLISTNALELGIDIGKIDTTVLAGFPGTRASFWQQTGRAGRSGRACTNYLILDNLPFDQYISINPDWLFDGESESAVVDRDNLLIELAHIRAAAAELPLTLDDIAVFPDLGETIPVLLRVKELHAQDGRFAWSGDTFPAGDYSLRNIDKVRYKLVDRENSRIITEMDEMQAFREIHEGAVYMHGGAQYEIVQMDRETKTSYAVPFCGNYYTMPGSAAEIRVIHGNAEKEYKRIRVSFGDVNVKESVYMYKKLQFHNHQNLGYGQLEQPLSKDFDTESTWITIPSNVVKVYRSLIRETGNGQVLRNNHFEGVCYALRNAARMATMTEQEDIGITMSGNALDMGAGLEEEVCLYIFDEYVGGLGYAEKAYELMPKIIEHAIEMVSGCKCKDGCAACVGDYRLDKSIVRWGLENLLMELDPPMGMKLPEHAPSTYMQKPFAFAELPSKWKEFCALLSRNGESMAAFLNTVEEVNIEGNILFLPTSSTFYQMWILEDANRQSLKNMIAFYTDAPAALRLEVRLSDKGSNKKDTEEKIRRRYSHLHDGKNG; this comes from the coding sequence ATGCAAATAGAAGATTTAATCGTATACCAAAAAACCATCCCATCAACACCCCCGCAGTATGCCCCATATCCATCCGGCCTGTCAGAGGAAATCTGCTCCCACCTGTCCTCCACAGGAATCAAAAGCCTCTACACTCATCAGGCAGAGATGTTTACCCAGGCCATGCAGGGGAAAAATATAGTCATCACAACCTCCACAGCCAGCGGCAAGACCCTGGGATTCCTTCTCCCTGTCATACAGGAAATACTGACCAATCCCCAGTCCAGGGCTATTTTCCTGTATCCTACAAAAGCCCTGGCAAGCGACCAATACCGGGCAATACAACCCTGGACGGAGGCATTTGGACAGCACAGACTGTCCGCAGGGGTATATGATGGCGATACTCCTCCTGCCGAGCGGAGCCGAATCAGGAAGAATGCCAACATCATCCTTACCAATCCGGAGATGCTCAACAGCGCATTCCTTCCTAACCACAGCAAAGCCGGCTTTGATTTTATCTTTTCAAACCTGAAATACATAGTCATAGACGAGCTGCACACATACCGCGGTGCATTTGGCTCACACCTTGCCAATGTATTCCGCCGCCTGTCCAGGATATGCAGATACTATCACGCCACTCCTCAGTTCCTCTGCAGTTCCGCTACCATAGCAAACCCTGTGGAACTTGCCCAGGCAGTCTGTCAGAGGGAATTTCTCTGCATTGACAGGGACGGTTCCCCTGCTCCGGAGAAAAAATATGTTTTTCTCCAGCCGCCTAAGATATACGGGAAAGACAACCAGTATTACGGGCAGGTGCAGAGTAACTCTGTGGCGGCGTCCATGGCGGCAGAACTGACAGAGAAGGGACAGAGCTTTCTCACATTTGCCAAATCCCGCAGAAACGTGGAAGTTATCCTAAAAGAAGCCCGTGATCTGCTGGAGGGGGAGGGCATTCCCGGTGCAGGACTTACAGCGCGGATTTCAGGCTACCGGGGAGGCTATACCCCAAGAGAACGGAAAGAGATTGAAAGGAAAATGACGGCCGGGGAGCTTTGCGGCCTTATTTCCACCAATGCTCTTGAGCTGGGCATAGACATCGGTAAAATAGACACAACCGTGCTCGCCGGATTTCCGGGAACCAGAGCTTCCTTCTGGCAGCAGACAGGAAGAGCCGGAAGAAGCGGCAGAGCCTGTACCAACTATCTGATCCTGGACAACCTGCCGTTTGACCAGTATATCTCCATCAATCCGGACTGGCTTTTTGACGGGGAGAGCGAGAGCGCAGTGGTGGACAGAGACAATCTTCTCATTGAACTTGCCCATATCCGGGCAGCGGCGGCGGAACTGCCCCTTACTCTTGATGATATCGCTGTTTTTCCCGATCTGGGTGAGACGATACCGGTTCTTCTGCGGGTAAAAGAGCTGCATGCCCAGGATGGCAGATTTGCCTGGTCCGGAGATACATTTCCGGCAGGTGACTATAGTCTTAGAAATATAGATAAGGTCAGATATAAACTGGTGGACCGGGAGAATTCCAGGATCATTACAGAGATGGATGAGATGCAGGCTTTCCGGGAGATCCATGAAGGTGCAGTGTACATGCACGGAGGCGCCCAGTATGAAATCGTACAAATGGACAGGGAGACGAAAACCTCCTATGCGGTACCCTTTTGCGGAAACTATTACACCATGCCGGGAAGCGCCGCAGAGATCCGTGTCATACATGGGAATGCAGAGAAGGAATATAAAAGGATAAGGGTTTCATTCGGCGATGTCAATGTAAAGGAATCCGTTTACATGTATAAAAAACTGCAGTTCCACAACCATCAGAATCTGGGATACGGGCAGCTTGAGCAGCCCTTGTCCAAGGATTTTGACACGGAAAGTACCTGGATCACCATTCCCTCAAATGTTGTGAAGGTTTACAGGAGTCTGATAAGGGAAACAGGAAACGGACAGGTTTTGAGAAACAACCATTTTGAAGGCGTCTGTTATGCACTTCGGAATGCTGCCCGGATGGCAACCATGACAGAACAGGAGGATATAGGCATCACCATGTCAGGCAATGCGCTGGATATGGGTGCAGGTCTCGAGGAAGAAGTCTGCCTCTATATTTTTGATGAGTATGTGGGCGGCCTGGGATATGCGGAAAAAGCCTATGAACTCATGCCGAAGATCATAGAACATGCCATAGAGATGGTAAGCGGCTGTAAATGTAAAGACGGCTGCGCGGCCTGCGTAGGTGATTATCGGCTGGACAAAAGCATTGTGCGCTGGGGTCTGGAAAATCTGCTGATGGAACTGGATCCTCCCATGGGGATGAAACTGCCCGAACACGCGCCCTCCACTTATATGCAGAAACCGTTCGCGTTTGCGGAGCTTCCCTCCAAATGGAAAGAATTCTGCGCCTTGCTGAGCCGGAATGGGGAGTCCATGGCAGCATTTTTGAATACTGTGGAGGAGGTAAACATTGAAGGAAACATATTGTTTCTTCCCACATCCAGCACCTTTTATCAGATGTGGATCCTGGAAGACGCCAACAGGCAGAGCCTGAAAAATATGATTGCCTTTTACACAGATGCCCCGGCTGCCCTTCGCCTGGAAGTGCGTCTGTCAGACAAGGGGAGCAATAAGAAGGACACAGAGGAAAAGATCAGACGGAGATATTCGCATTTACATGACGGGAAAAACGGTTGA